One region of Mugil cephalus isolate CIBA_MC_2020 chromosome 17, CIBA_Mcephalus_1.1, whole genome shotgun sequence genomic DNA includes:
- the iqcc gene encoding IQ domain-containing protein C, translated as MDRSKWEKTFTHFQARVRGYLVRREVIRAREDFEEIVKEIDGGLTHLKWTDAVISVPHFTDTDDPYPRLCSSASKASDPGVDVSVSPHGPAVLSEQRRDNWVLSEKTEAEKDDSQASLFGNSLGVNREGQRQGTVGIKDAGVTESTESSSTIWSSLELDVNSSQSNKGPRQYCLARDVPCSPKALRLHRNTLTMELVWLQQAIDSRKNYLSLKNRLSVS; from the exons ATGGACAGAAGCAAATGGGAGAAGACATTCACGCATTTTCAG GCACGTGTGCGCGGATACTTGGTGAGGAGGGAAGTGATTCGTGCACGAGAAGATTTTGAGGAGATCGTGAAAGAGATCGATGGAGGcttgacacatttaaaatggaCGGACGCGGTCATCTCGGTTCCCCACTTCACAGACACT GACGATCCGTATCCACGGCTGTGCAGCTCTGCAAGCAAGGCCTCAGATCCAGGAGTAGATGTCAGTGTCAGTCCCCACGGCCCAGCAGTCTTATCAGAGCAGAGAAGAGATAACTGGGTCCTGTCTGagaagacagaggcagagaaagatgATTCACAAGCCTCTCTCTTTGGCAACTCTCTTGGAGTGAATAGAGAGGGGCAGAGGCAGGGCACCGTGGGGATTAAAGATGCAGGAGTGACGGAGAGCACAGagtcctcctccaccatctgGAGCAGTTTGGAGTTAGATGTTAATTCCAGTCAGTCTAACAAAG GTCCTCGGCAATACTGCTTAGCCCGAGACGTGCCCTGTAGCCCAAAGGCCCTGCGTCTCCATCGAAACACCCTGACCATGGAACTAGTCTGGCTCCAGCAGGCCATCGACAGCAGGAAAAAT TATTTATCACTGAAGAATAGACTGAGTGTATCCTGA
- the dcdc2b gene encoding doublecortin domain-containing protein 2B isoform X2: MAASAAATCLLPPVKSVVVYRNGDPFYTGRRFVVNQRQVATMEAFLNEVTQSIGAPLAVRSLYTPRQGHKVTDLHDLRTGAQYVAAGFERFKKLDYLNAGTKKQPATREENQAKAIQRPNVSAKWRKFIPVPCIIHVFRNGDLLCPPFRFIIPRSMQQDLEQILSLITEKVSLRTGAVRRLCSLEGVTVSSAGELETGHCYVAVGTERFKKLPYVELLVSKAAERYYPGNRRLLRRAENRKAGSGPEDQYSDSALLDSPESDGRRVKSTGDEAAAPQASKQRTGREGAEEASVFFARPVKIRKNRMQTRVPLSNGSGQPSVFKRAARKKREEVRGAEEVQEDENTATELPVDQRVAEIVEDEEQNNTEDPLHGTQQGQAQIIKSEEHNDKEHPHESNGKQEPELEPTSSKSRPTSSASQGINREEKESPQDAPSATAEQNQHQDITAS, encoded by the exons ATGGCTGCCAGCGCTGCAGCTACATGTCTCCTGCCTCCTGTGAAGAGCGTGGTGGTGTATAGGAATGGTGACCCGTTCTACACCGGAAGGAGGTTCGTGGTCAACCAGCGTCAGGTGGCCACCATGGAGGCCTTTCTCAACGAGGTGACCCAGAGCATCGGAGCTCCTCTCGCCGTCAGGAGCCTGTACACACCCAGGCAGGGCCACAAGGTCACGGACCTCCACGATCTCAGGACAGGAGCTCAATACGTCGCCGCCGGCTTCGAGAGGTTCAAGAAACTTGA CTACCTGAATGCAGGGACAAAGAAGCAGCCTGCCACCCGCGAAGAAAACCAG GCTAAAGCTATCCAGAGGCCAAATGTGTCAGCCAAATGGAGGAAGTTTATACCTGTACCTTGCATTATACA TGTTTTCCGGAACGGAGATCTCCTCTGTCCACCATTCCGGTTCATCATTCCCCGGAGCATGCAGCAGGACCTGGAGCAGATCCTGAGTCTGATCACAGAGAAGGTCAGCTTACGGACCGGAGCGGTGCGCAG GCTGTGCTCTTTGGAAGGAGTGACTGTGTCCTCAGCTGGGGAGCTGGAGACTGGCCACTGCTATGTTGCCGTGGGAACCGAGAGGTTCAAGAAACTTCCATATGTGGAGCTGCTGGTTTCAAAAGCTGCAGAGAG ATATTACCCTGGAAACAGGAGGCTGTTGAGGAGGGCTGAG AACAGGAAGGCAGGTAGCGGCCCAGAAGACCAGTACAGTGACTCAGCTCTGCTCGACTCcccagag TCAGACGGTCGGAGGGTGAAGTCGACCGGAGATGAAGCTGCAGCCCCGCAAGCCTCCAAGCAGAGGACCGGGAGAGAAGGAGCGGAGGAGGCCTCCGTGTTCTTCGCCAGGCCGGTGAAGATCCGCAAGAACCGGATGCAAACGAGAGTGCCACTAAGCAACGGATCCG GTCAGCCCAGCGTATTTAAAAGGGCGGCacggaaaaagagagaggaggttCGAGGAGCAGAGGAGGTTCAGGAGGATGAAAACACAGCTACAGAGCTTCCTGTTGATCAG AGAGTTGCGGAAATCGTGGAGGACGAGgaacagaacaacacagagGATCCTCTGCACGGCACCCAGCAG gGTCAAGCACAAATTATAAAAAGTGAGGAGCACAACGACAAAGAACACCCACACGAGTCCAACGGAAAGCAG GAGCCTGAGCTGGAGCCGACGTCTTCCAAGTCGAGGCCTACGTCGTCCGCCTCTCAGGGAATCAACAGGGAAGAAAAG GAGAGCCCGCAGGACGCCCCATCAGCTACAGCAGAACAGAACCAGCATCAGGACATCACAGCGTCGTAA
- the dcdc2b gene encoding doublecortin domain-containing protein 2B isoform X1 produces MAASAAATCLLPPVKSVVVYRNGDPFYTGRRFVVNQRQVATMEAFLNEVTQSIGAPLAVRSLYTPRQGHKVTDLHDLRTGAQYVAAGFERFKKLDYLNAGTKKQPATREENQAKAIQRPNVSAKWRKFIPVPCIIHVFRNGDLLCPPFRFIIPRSMQQDLEQILSLITEKVSLRTGAVRRLCSLEGVTVSSAGELETGHCYVAVGTERFKKLPYVELLVSKAAERYYPGNRRLLRRAENRKAGSGPEDQYSDSALLDSPESDGRRVKSTGDEAAAPQASKQRTGREGAEEASVFFARPVKIRKNRMQTRVPLSNGSGQPSVFKRAARKKREEVRGAEEVQEDENTATELPVDQRVAEIVEDEEQNNTEDPLHGTQQGQAQIIKSEEHNDKEHPHESNGKQEPELEPTSSKSRPTSSASQGINREEKVSFTMTVFFLLTSPSLTLLKSSFR; encoded by the exons ATGGCTGCCAGCGCTGCAGCTACATGTCTCCTGCCTCCTGTGAAGAGCGTGGTGGTGTATAGGAATGGTGACCCGTTCTACACCGGAAGGAGGTTCGTGGTCAACCAGCGTCAGGTGGCCACCATGGAGGCCTTTCTCAACGAGGTGACCCAGAGCATCGGAGCTCCTCTCGCCGTCAGGAGCCTGTACACACCCAGGCAGGGCCACAAGGTCACGGACCTCCACGATCTCAGGACAGGAGCTCAATACGTCGCCGCCGGCTTCGAGAGGTTCAAGAAACTTGA CTACCTGAATGCAGGGACAAAGAAGCAGCCTGCCACCCGCGAAGAAAACCAG GCTAAAGCTATCCAGAGGCCAAATGTGTCAGCCAAATGGAGGAAGTTTATACCTGTACCTTGCATTATACA TGTTTTCCGGAACGGAGATCTCCTCTGTCCACCATTCCGGTTCATCATTCCCCGGAGCATGCAGCAGGACCTGGAGCAGATCCTGAGTCTGATCACAGAGAAGGTCAGCTTACGGACCGGAGCGGTGCGCAG GCTGTGCTCTTTGGAAGGAGTGACTGTGTCCTCAGCTGGGGAGCTGGAGACTGGCCACTGCTATGTTGCCGTGGGAACCGAGAGGTTCAAGAAACTTCCATATGTGGAGCTGCTGGTTTCAAAAGCTGCAGAGAG ATATTACCCTGGAAACAGGAGGCTGTTGAGGAGGGCTGAG AACAGGAAGGCAGGTAGCGGCCCAGAAGACCAGTACAGTGACTCAGCTCTGCTCGACTCcccagag TCAGACGGTCGGAGGGTGAAGTCGACCGGAGATGAAGCTGCAGCCCCGCAAGCCTCCAAGCAGAGGACCGGGAGAGAAGGAGCGGAGGAGGCCTCCGTGTTCTTCGCCAGGCCGGTGAAGATCCGCAAGAACCGGATGCAAACGAGAGTGCCACTAAGCAACGGATCCG GTCAGCCCAGCGTATTTAAAAGGGCGGCacggaaaaagagagaggaggttCGAGGAGCAGAGGAGGTTCAGGAGGATGAAAACACAGCTACAGAGCTTCCTGTTGATCAG AGAGTTGCGGAAATCGTGGAGGACGAGgaacagaacaacacagagGATCCTCTGCACGGCACCCAGCAG gGTCAAGCACAAATTATAAAAAGTGAGGAGCACAACGACAAAGAACACCCACACGAGTCCAACGGAAAGCAG GAGCCTGAGCTGGAGCCGACGTCTTCCAAGTCGAGGCCTACGTCGTCCGCCTCTCAGGGAATCAACAGGGAAGAAAAGGTAAGTTTTAccatgacagttttttttttattgacgtCGCCATCACTGACGCTACTAAAGTCATCTTTTCGATAA
- the tmem234 gene encoding transmembrane protein 234 has product MVTVVELLSLLLVSVLWGCTNPLLKRGTEGIEHVAKTNRVSQILAEVKFLFLNLKYLVPFLLNQSGSLVYYYTLSTTELSLAVPVANSLTFLCTLLTGKLLGEEFGGKQAIVGMFLTMAGITLCVISSIHDKDPEKPNTV; this is encoded by the exons ATGGTGACAGTAG TGGAGCTGCTGAGTCTCCTGCTGGTGTCAGTGCTGTGGGGCTGCACCAATCCTCTCCTGAAGAGAGGCACAGAAGGGATAGAACATGTGGCAAAGACCAACAGGGTCTCCCAGATCCTGGCCGAGGTCAAGTTTCTTTTCCTCAACCTCAAG TACCTGGTGCCATTCCTCCTAAACCAGAGCGGCTCTTTGGTCTACTATTACACACTGTCGACCACAG AGTTGTCCCTCGCTGTTCCTGTGGCCAACTCTCTCACCTTCCTTTGCACTCTGCTCACTGGCAAGTTACTGGGTGAAGAGTTCGGAGGCAAAC AGGCCATCGTGGGGATGTTCCTCACCATGGCCGGCATCACTCTCTGCGTTATAAGCTCCATTCACGACAAAGACCCAGAGAAACCAAACACCGTGTGA